A stretch of Miscanthus floridulus cultivar M001 chromosome 13, ASM1932011v1, whole genome shotgun sequence DNA encodes these proteins:
- the LOC136501513 gene encoding uncharacterized protein: MDILDKDLSLHMYNAATGTSYVGNHYYCNFPATCSSRSLGPDKSNCQAALIGGGVEPCRRVAGIARWAIPTWTVAGIARWGVPPLTVAVSRLRSRFYVLNL, encoded by the exons CCTCCATATGTACAACGCAGCTACAGGTACTTCCTATGTTG GGAATCACTACTACTGCAACTTTCCTGCAACTTGTTCGTCCAGATCTCTCGGACCTGATAAATCAAATTGTCAAGCAG cattaatcgggggcggcgtcgaaccatgtCGAAGGGTCGCTGGCATCGCACGTTGGGCCATCCCCACCTGGaccgtcgccgggatcgcacgctggggcgtcccacccctcacagtcgccgtgagccgccttcggagtcgtttttatgtattgaacttgtga